The following DNA comes from Gloeomargarita sp. SKYB120.
TTCCAGGACACGGGGGCATTTTGGACCGCGCCGATAGTTATGTGTTTACTGCTCCCCTGGCCTATTACTTTGTGACCTTGCTGGTGCCCCTGCTGGTCGGATGAGCAATTGACCCGATAAATGAATTGCTCCTGTGGCTATTGTTAATGTCTGGATTTGCACATCAGAGCCTAGCGATATGGAGATGGGTTGGGTGCGGGCGGCCAAGGGCGTCAATTGTATTTCATTAGGAGTAATAACCTCAACCCGAGTGATATATTGCTTGCCGTCCTGCATTAACCAATAGAGATTCTGGTCTTGAATCTGAAGTCGCTGGACTGTTCCCATCTGACCCGTCAATGCCTGTAGATAAGGTTGCAAGAACGTCTGAAGATAGGGCAAAGATTGATTGAGATTTTGTTCCGTGATAACTGCCTGAATTTTTACCGTGATTGGCTCGACAAAAGGGTCTCCTTGTTTACGGAAAAACGGCCAGTGAAATTGGATACGTTCAGCGCGGATATGGACCTGATGCAAATGGATATCGCGATAAATGACGTTGCGGGCGTTCACCTGCACCCAAGGCAGATAACCGGCTGACCAAACCGGCACGAGGTCGCCCAGCACCACCTCCAGATTTTCCGCTTGGGTCACTTGTTGTTGAATCCACCAGCGCAACAGGGCAGCCAG
Coding sequences within:
- a CDS encoding DUF2993 domain-containing protein — protein: MPLAIVFTELVPLLANRGLARPLAALLRWWIQQQVTQAENLEVVLGDLVPVWSAGYLPWVQVNARNVIYRDIHLHQVHIRAERIQFHWPFFRKQGDPFVEPITVKIQAVITEQNLNQSLPYLQTFLQPYLQALTGQMGTVQRLQIQDQNLYWLMQDGKQYITRVEVITPNEIQLTPLAARTQPISISLGSDVQIQTLTIATGAIHLSGQLLIRPAGAPARSQSNRPGEQ